Proteins co-encoded in one Methanosphaera sp. genomic window:
- a CDS encoding histone family protein — protein MTEIPKAPVTRIAKAAGAERISKNAEEKLVEAVEAYAKKLATAAIDLANHADRKTIQPEDVELALKHFY, from the coding sequence ATGACAGAAATACCAAAAGCACCAGTAACAAGAATCGCAAAAGCTGCAGGTGCAGAAAGAATTAGTAAAAACGCTGAAGAAAAACTTGTTGAAGCTGTAGAAGCTTACGCAAAAAAATTAGCAACTGCTGCTATTGACTTAGCAAACCACGCAGATCGCAAAACAATTCAGCCAGAAGACGTAGAATTAGCATTAAAACACTTCTACTAA
- a CDS encoding LL-diaminopimelate aminotransferase, whose translation MVKVNENFDLIQNNYLFVEIARRVDEFQNQNPDVDLIKMGIGDVTKPLSKTVIKAYKDAVDEMADAEKFRGYGPEQGYDFLIDAIIENDFKPLGVELKNTEVFISDGAKCDTGNFQELFAKDNIIAVTDPVYPVYVDSNVMAGRSGEMSDDGQHYENIVYLPATAENNFVPELPKEDVDIIYLCYPNNPTGTTLTKDQLKEWIDYAKDNDAIILFDAAYEAFIKTENVPHSIYEVEGAKEVAVEFRSYSKTAGFTGTRCAYCVVPEELIIKNSKGEDVQLTPLWNRRQSTKFNGVSYPVQRAAESIYTPEGKKETQENLDYYAKNAQLIRESLEAIGLDVYGGVDSPYIWVKTPNDIDSWAFFDLLLNEANVVSTPGAGFGPSGEGYIRLTAFNTYEKTQQAMERISKLEF comes from the coding sequence ATGGTAAAAGTAAATGAAAACTTTGACTTAATACAAAACAACTACCTATTTGTAGAAATAGCAAGAAGAGTAGATGAATTCCAAAATCAAAACCCAGATGTAGATCTTATAAAAATGGGAATTGGAGATGTAACAAAACCATTATCAAAAACTGTAATAAAAGCATACAAAGATGCAGTAGATGAAATGGCAGATGCAGAAAAATTCCGTGGATATGGACCAGAACAAGGATATGACTTCCTTATTGATGCAATCATTGAAAATGACTTCAAACCACTAGGTGTAGAACTTAAAAACACAGAAGTATTCATAAGTGACGGTGCAAAATGTGACACAGGAAACTTCCAAGAACTATTTGCAAAAGACAACATAATTGCAGTAACAGACCCAGTATATCCTGTATATGTAGACAGTAATGTAATGGCAGGACGTAGTGGAGAAATGAGTGATGATGGACAACACTATGAAAACATAGTATACCTACCTGCAACAGCAGAAAACAACTTTGTACCAGAACTTCCAAAAGAAGATGTAGACATCATCTACCTATGCTACCCTAACAATCCAACAGGAACAACACTAACAAAAGATCAACTTAAAGAATGGATCGACTATGCAAAAGACAACGATGCAATCATACTCTTTGATGCAGCATATGAAGCATTTATCAAAACTGAAAATGTACCACATTCAATCTATGAAGTAGAAGGTGCAAAAGAAGTAGCAGTAGAATTTAGAAGTTACTCAAAAACAGCAGGTTTCACAGGAACACGTTGTGCATACTGTGTAGTTCCAGAAGAATTAATAATTAAAAACTCAAAAGGTGAAGATGTACAACTAACACCACTATGGAACAGACGTCAATCAACAAAATTCAACGGAGTATCATACCCTGTACAACGTGCTGCAGAATCAATCTACACACCAGAAGGTAAAAAAGAAACACAAGAAAACCTCGACTACTATGCTAAAAATGCACAACTCATACGTGAAAGTCTTGAGGCAATAGGACTTGATGTATATGGTGGAGTAGACTCACCATACATATGGGTAAAAACACCAAATGACATAGACTCCTGGGCATTCTTTGATTTACTTCTAAATGAAGCAAACGTTGTAAGTACACCAGGTGCAGGATTTGGTCCAAGTGGTGAAGGATACATAAGACTTACAGCTTTCAACACATATGAAAAAACACAACAGGCAATGGAAAGAATAAGTAAACTTGAATTTTAA